The stretch of DNA TCTTTTGCGCCGATGCGCTGCCGTCCGACCCCGCCGAGCGCGATCGTCTGCTCGTCGCGATTATGGGGTCTCCCCATGAGCTGCAGATAAACGGCTTGGGCGGAGGAAACTCCCTGAGCAGCAAAGTGGCGATCGTCTCGCCCTCGAGCCGCCCCGACTGCGATGTGGACTACCTCTTCGCGCAGGTCTCGGTCGATCGCGAGCGGGTGGACACCCGGCCCAATTGCGGCAACATGCTCGCTGCCGTGGGGCCGTTCGCGCTGGAGCACGGGTTCGTGCAGGCGCGCGGCGACGAAACCGTCGTCAAGATCTTCAATGTCAATACCGGTTCGGTGATCGAGGCGCTGGTGCAAACGCCGCAAGGCAAGGTCACGTACGACGGCGACACCCGCATAGACGGCGTACCGGGCGCCGCGGCGCCAGTGATACTCAACTTCCAGGGAGCGCAGGGCAGCCTGACCGGCAAGCTTTTTCCTACCGGATCTCGCATCGACATCATCGACGGCATCGAAGCCACCTGTCTGGATTCGGCCATGCCGCTGATGATTGTGAATGCCGCATCGCTGGGGCTGACCGGAGCAGAGAGTCCCCCGGAACTGGACGGCAACGCGGCGTTGCTGCGCCGCCTGGAGATGCTGCGCCTGGAGGCCGGCAGGCGCATGGGCCTGGGGGATGTCGCAGACAGCGTCGTGCCCAAGCCGGTGCTGGTCAGTCCGGCAGGCGGCGGGCTGGCCGTGCGTTCGCGTTACTTCACGCCGCACAACTGCCATCGGGCGCACGCGGTGACGGGCGCGATCGGCGTGGCGGCCAGCTTCGTTCTGCCCGGTACCGTGTCGAGCGCGCTAGGCGACGGCACGCCCTTTTCCCACGGCTGTGTATCGGTGCTTCATCCCGCGGGCCGTCTTGATATATCGATCGAAATCGACACGCCCGGCGGGCTGCCGCGCATATCCAGGGCCGGCGTCGTGCGTACCGCGAGAAAGATCATGCAAGGAACGGTATACATACCGTCCTGATTTTTATGAAACCCCAAAAAAAGGAGCAGGAGATGAAATTCAAATGGACCGCAGTGCTGGCATCGGCGTGTGTGGCGGGTATGGCTATGGGGACCGCGCATGCGGCGTTTCCCGATCGGCCCCTGACCATCATCGTGCCCACCGCCCCGGGCGGCGGCAACGATGCGATGTCGCGGATCCTGGCCAAGAAAATGGGCCAGGAACTGGGTCAGAGCATCGTGGTGGAAAACAAGCCCGGCGCCAACGGCGCGATCGCCTGCGGCTATGTGGCGCGCTCCAAGCCCGACGGCTACACGATTCTGTTCGGCTATATCGGCACGCATGCCATCAACCCTGCGATACGCAAGGTGCCCTACAACCCGGTCACGGATTTTGCACCCATAGGCGAGGTCGCCACGTCGCCGGTGCTCATGGTGGTCAATGACAAGGTGCCGGTCAAATCCGTCGCGGACCTTATCGCCTATTCGAAGAAGCCCGGCGTGCATCTGAACTATGCGTCGGCAGGTACCGGCACTGCACCGCAAATGGCAGGAGAGCTGTTCAAGCTGTCGACAGGAGCGAAGATGGAAGGCGTGCCCTACAAGGGAGCCGGACCGGCCATGATCGACACGATCGCCGGCACCACGCAGGTCATGTTTCCCAGCATGTTCACCGGGGCGCCTCAGGTTCGGTCGGGCAGCGTGAAGGGCCTGGCGGTTCTGAGCGACAAGCGTTCGCCGTTGTTCAGTCAATTGCCTACGCTCAAGGAGTTGGGCATCGACGTCTCCGTGGAGGAATGGTATGGCCTCTTCGCGCCCGCGAATACGCCTGCTGCCGTCGTTGCCCGCCTGAACAAGGTGCTGAACGATGCCTTGAACGATCCCGAGGTGGCGCGCCAGTTCAGCGCGCAAGGCACTACGGCCAGCGGCGGTACGCCCCAGAAGCTCGAGCATCTGGTCAAGACCGAACTGGTCAAATGGAAGAAGGTGGCCGCCGCCGCCCACATCTCGGCCGACTGAACTCGGGTCGGCCGTGGGGCCGACCTGTCTTCGCCTGTTTCTCCGCACAGCTTGAACCCGTACGGAGAAACCGGCGAAAATCCCGGAGAACGGATATTCATCTCTCATGAAAATCAAACCCGGGACTCTCGCCGAACTCGCTGTCAACTTTCTGTTGCCGTGGCTCGTCTATCGCTGGGCGCAGCCGCACTATGGTGAGACTGGCGCGCTTTACGCGTCCGCAGTCCCGCCCATCGCCTGGTCCATTGTCGAATTCATCCGTCTGCGTCGCCTCGATTTCCTGAGCTTGTTCGTGCTGGCCGGCATTGTGCTGTCGATTGTCGCGATGATGCTGGGCGGCGGCACGCGCGCGCTGCTGATCCGCGAATCGTTCGCATCCGGCCTATTCGGCGTGGCGTTCCTGCTGTCGCTGGCATTGCCTCGCCCGCTGATCTTCTACCTGGCGCGCGCCACCGTGGCCCGCCAGACGCAGGACGGCATCGCGCGCCTCGAGGCGGCTTGGGCCGAGCGTCCCGCCCTGCGCCAAAGCCTGCGTCTGATGACGGCCGCATGGGGAGCAGGGCTTACATTGGAAATGCTGCTGCGCTTTTGGCTCGTATGGCACTTGAGCGTCGAGCGCGTTCTGGTCGTGTCGCCTTTCGTCAGCTACGCGATCTACGGCGTCCTGATGCTCTGGACGCTATGGTACCGACGCCGCTTGCGTGCGGACTCTCAAGCGGCCTAGGTGTTATGCCTAGCGGCGGTGCCAGCCGCCGTGCCAGCCGTGGCGCGGATGCCACCATCCCCATCCGCGTTGGGGGTAGTAACGCCAGGAATAGCCGGCACCCGGCGCCATGCCGACGGGTGTGACATAGGTGACGCCGGCAGGCACCACCGCGACGGGCTCGGTAGCAACAATACAACCGGACAGGGCACCTGCCAGGGCGAGCGCCGAGGCTAGCAGGGGGAGGGTTTTCTTGTTCATGTTTTCGGGGTCTCCGAAGTCGGGAATATTCCCTGAGGCCAGAGTAAGCCTTGCCCTGGAAAAGGGTTGTATGTGAACGTGAGTGTATTGACCGGAATCTATTCCAAATCTTTCCAGGGCGACTCAGGCGCGTTTGCTGCCGTCATTGCGTGAGGCACCCTAACGCGGGAACAGCTGGTCGTACACCGTGCTGGCCAGCTGCTGCAGCTGCACCGCCGGCAGGTCGCCGTTCAGGGCGTAGCCGTAGCCGTGGTCGACCCAGTAGAAGGCCGTGCCGCCGGCGGACTTGACCGAACGGAATGCAGTCTCGCGCGGCGCGATATCGGGCGGGAAGACTGCCACGTAGAGCGTGACGCGGCGGCCGTGCGCGTCTTCGTACATGAACTGCGCGCGCGCAGCAGGGTTGCCCTGCAGGGTTGCGTCGTCGGCAGCGGTCAGTTCGCCTTTGGCCGGTTCCCCCGGCAGGAGCCGGCCGCCCAGCAGATGAAAGCCCTGGCCTTGCAGATCGGGCGCGGCCAGCGGCCGGCCCAGGCGGTGGCTGAGCCATTGGACCAGATGGGTCTCTTGCTGCGCCGGCACTTCCACCGGGTGACGTACCTCGGGGGCATAGACCGCATACGCGATCGTCGCATCCTGCACGAACTGCGGCGCCGAGGCGGCCAGAGCGGCCGGCGCACGCGCGGCCTGCCGCCAGCCCTGCATGCCGGCCGCGCCTGTCGCGA from Bordetella sp. FB-8 encodes:
- a CDS encoding anti-sigma factor; translation: MNETDAPISDDALHAFVDGQLDAAQVAAVLRHLQRHPDAAVRVAHWHAQRMALRRLHRAAEPGATPAALTQIVTQRRRSHGNPWAQAAAAVLLLATGAAGMQGWRQAARAPAALAASAPQFVQDATIAYAVYAPEVRHPVEVPAQQETHLVQWLSHRLGRPLAAPDLQGQGFHLLGGRLLPGEPAKGELTAADDATLQGNPAARAQFMYEDAHGRRVTLYVAVFPPDIAPRETAFRSVKSAGGTAFYWVDHGYGYALNGDLPAVQLQQLASTVYDQLFPR
- a CDS encoding 4-oxalomesaconate tautomerase, with product MLMRGGTSRGPFFCADALPSDPAERDRLLVAIMGSPHELQINGLGGGNSLSSKVAIVSPSSRPDCDVDYLFAQVSVDRERVDTRPNCGNMLAAVGPFALEHGFVQARGDETVVKIFNVNTGSVIEALVQTPQGKVTYDGDTRIDGVPGAAAPVILNFQGAQGSLTGKLFPTGSRIDIIDGIEATCLDSAMPLMIVNAASLGLTGAESPPELDGNAALLRRLEMLRLEAGRRMGLGDVADSVVPKPVLVSPAGGGLAVRSRYFTPHNCHRAHAVTGAIGVAASFVLPGTVSSALGDGTPFSHGCVSVLHPAGRLDISIEIDTPGGLPRISRAGVVRTARKIMQGTVYIPS
- a CDS encoding VC0807 family protein, with product MKIKPGTLAELAVNFLLPWLVYRWAQPHYGETGALYASAVPPIAWSIVEFIRLRRLDFLSLFVLAGIVLSIVAMMLGGGTRALLIRESFASGLFGVAFLLSLALPRPLIFYLARATVARQTQDGIARLEAAWAERPALRQSLRLMTAAWGAGLTLEMLLRFWLVWHLSVERVLVVSPFVSYAIYGVLMLWTLWYRRRLRADSQAA
- a CDS encoding tripartite tricarboxylate transporter substrate binding protein; translated protein: MKFKWTAVLASACVAGMAMGTAHAAFPDRPLTIIVPTAPGGGNDAMSRILAKKMGQELGQSIVVENKPGANGAIACGYVARSKPDGYTILFGYIGTHAINPAIRKVPYNPVTDFAPIGEVATSPVLMVVNDKVPVKSVADLIAYSKKPGVHLNYASAGTGTAPQMAGELFKLSTGAKMEGVPYKGAGPAMIDTIAGTTQVMFPSMFTGAPQVRSGSVKGLAVLSDKRSPLFSQLPTLKELGIDVSVEEWYGLFAPANTPAAVVARLNKVLNDALNDPEVARQFSAQGTTASGGTPQKLEHLVKTELVKWKKVAAAAHISAD